From one Lotus japonicus ecotype B-129 chromosome 3, LjGifu_v1.2 genomic stretch:
- the LOC130742530 gene encoding ribonuclease H-like, with product MSGTSNKFYVVFRGRNPGIYTTWDDCNAQVHKFKNNKHERYPTFHEAKQALDAFFALSEEFETPLQSQEGPTQHTHDFHGESSTAYPPNLSQPCRRSYSPMQTKCTFNDEGKSEPQHGMSQCLKGDQVVLKFSMKNWLIEACKVLGMDTPEYYPYPLKILNGSPQHSYMCYIRSPKIQDTPVEVGPHATSADLAMEHVSLQWLKRLEKSHNLAIVDYNLHKVQEKNERIQCLEVENFDLVMENSSLKQQNLDLRSMLHYA from the exons ATGTCTGGTACGAGCAACAAATTTTATGTGGTTTTTCGGGGCAGAAATCCTGGGATTTACACTACCTGGGATGACTGCAATGCACAAGTGCATAAATTCAAGAACAATAAGCATGAAAGGTATCCAACCTTCCACGAAGCAAAACAAGCACTAGATGCATTCTTTGCACTCTCAGAAGAATTTGAAACCCCGCTCCAGAGCCAGGAAGGACCTACCCaacacacacatgattttcaTGGAGAGAGCAGCACTGCTTACCCACCCAACCTGTCTCAACCGTGTAGAAGGTCATATTCCCCAATGCAAACAAAGTGCACTTTCA ATGATGAAGGGAAGTCTGAACCTCAGCATGGTATGTCACAGTGCTTGAAAGGTGATCAAGTTGTCCTCAAGTTTAGCATGAAAAACTGGTTAATAGAAGCTTGTAAGGTTTTGGGGATGGACACACCTGAGTATTATCCATATCCATTGAAAATTCTGAATGGCTCACCCCAGCACAGTTATATGTGTTACATACGGTCCCCAAAAATCCAGGATACACCTGTAGAAGTTGGCCCTCATGCAACATCAGCAGATCTAGCAATGGAACATGTTTCATTACAATGGTTAAAGAGGTTGGAGAAATCCCATAACTTAGCTATTGTAGACTACAACCTGCATAAGGTCCAGGAGAAGAATGAACGAATCCAGTGTCTAGAGGTGGAGAACTTTGATCTGGTCATGGAAAACTCAAGCCTCAAGCAACAAAATCTGGACTTAAGGAGTATGTTGCACTATGCTTGA
- the LOC130742531 gene encoding uncharacterized protein LOC130742531, with protein sequence MDEMDADGHEDEQRNQETETEEQIEAETEAEMNGLRNMLDQVGRRDFLEGLFTLLKALNSLIGYMKAMNRHVGKIDEEISNHTKLLHSMAEQISTLAEKKAAEPKASPNIFQGSCSQHASAAVFDAETPSGTLPPRQYTSKVLHKDPETLDEVKKRLDMSIDLTVSDDDKPNMKPSSGKEVNINKGGDKVVTLTAKKRINKSKSKGINISRGKHLFKSLEVDFDVSDSDPDDCTIIESPTNPSGSLNIPAKDKTKDKGKQVGTRGSPASRPRKIPRSYISLDKKKSSRKIGHVLPKAMDTKFSPTVEMLLTIPELHLCAYVFQLHGNPR encoded by the exons ATGGATGAGATGGATGCTGATGGTCATGAAGATGAACAAAGGAACCAAGAGACGGAAACTGAAGAGCAAATTGAGGCCGAGACTGAGGCTGAAATGAATGGTCTCAGAAACATG CTTGATCAAGTAGGCAGGCGCGATTTCCTTGAGGGATTATTCACACTGCTGAAGGCCCTTAATAGCCTCATTGGTTACATGAAG GCCATGAACAGGCATGTGGGGAAAATTGATGAGGAGATTTCGAATCACACCAAACTCCTACATAGTATGGCTGAACAAATTTCTACCTTGGCTGAGAAGAAGGCAGCGGAGCCGAAGGCTTCACCGAATATCTTTCAGGGCAGCTGTTCACAACATGCAAGTGCTGCTGTATTTGACGCTGAAACACCATCTGGGACACTTCCTCCCAGACAATATACATCCAAAGTGCTGCACAAGGATCCAGAAACCTTAGATGAGGTCAAAAAAAGGCTAGACATGTCTATTGACCTGACTGTATCCGATGATGATAAGCCTAATATGAAGCCATCATCCGGTAAGGAAGTGAACATTAACAAGGGAGGTGACAAAGTTGTAACCTTGACAGCCAAGAAAAGAATCAACAAGAGCAAGTCCAAAGGAATTAACATATCAAGGGGAAAGCACTTGTTCAAAAGCTTGGAGGTTGACTTTGATGTTTCTGACTCAGATCCTGATGATTGCACAATCATTGAATCACCCACTAATCCAAGTGGGTCCCTAAATATACCCGCAAAAGACAAGACAAAG GACAAAGGGAAACAAGTGGGAACTCGTGGAAGTCCAGCTTCCAGACCTAGAAAGATTCCTAGGTCATATATATCACTAGACAAGAAGAAATCGTCAAGGAAAATTGGCCACGTATTACCCAAG GCAATGGATACCAAGTTTAGTCCAACTGTAGAGATGTTGCTGACAATTCCAGAACTCCATTTATGCGCCTATGTCTTTCAGTTGCATGGTAACCCAAGGTAA
- the LOC130745711 gene encoding shikimate O-hydroxycinnamoyltransferase-like yields the protein MIITVRESTMVRPAEEVPQRTVWNSNVDLVVPNFHTPSVYFYRANGASNFFDAKVLKEALSKVLVPFYPMAGRLRRDDDGRVEIDCDGQGVLFVEADTGAVIDDFGDFAPTLQQRQLIPGVDYSRGIESYPLLVLQVTHFKCGGVSLGVGMQHHVADGASGLHFINTWSDVARGLDVSIPPFIDRTLLRARDPPRPAFEHIEYKPPPSMAKPGSDSSEVSIFKLTRDQLNTLKAKSREEGNTINYSSYEMLAGHVWRSVCKARALPEDQETKLYIATDGRARLQPPPPPGYFGNVIFTTTPSAVAGDLMSKPTWYAASRIHNALSRMNNEYLRSALDYLELQPDLKALVRGAHTFRCPNLGITSWARLPIHDADFGWGRPIFMGPGGIAYEGLSFIIPSSTGDGSLSVAIALQPEHMKVFKDLLYDI from the exons ATGATTATTACCGTGAGAGAATCCACCATGGTGCGGCCGGCGGAGGAGGTGCCGCAGCGGACGGTGTGGAACTCCAACGTCGACCTGGTGGTGCCGAATTTCCACACGCCGAGCGTGTATTTCTACAGGGCCAATGGTGCGTCGAACTTCTTCGACGCCAAGGTGCTCAAGGAGGCGCTCAGCAAGGTGCTCGTGCCTTTCTACCCGATGGCTGGGCGGCTCCGCCGTGATGACGACGGGCGTGTTGAGATTGACTGTGACGGCCAGGGAGTGCTCTTCGTGGAGGCGGACACCGGCGCTGTCATTGATGATTTCGGTGACTTTGCGCCGACGCTACAGCAGCGGCAGCTCATCCCTGGCGTGGATTATTCACGCGGAATCGAAAGCTATCCTCTTTTAGTGTTGCAG GTAACACATTTCAAATGTGGAGGTGTCTCCTTAGGTGTTGGTATGCAGCATCATGTAGCTGATGGAGCTTCAGGTCTCCACTTCATCAACACATGGTCAGATGTAGCTCGCGGCCTGGATGTTTCCATCCCACCCTTTATCGACCGGACACTCCTCCGAGCCCGAGACCCGCCTCGGCCGGCTTTTGAGCACATTGAGTACAAACCCCCACCATCCATGGCAAAACCTGGCTCAGATAGTTCAGAGGTCTCTATCTTCAAGCTGACCCGCGACCAGCTCAACACACTGAAAGCCAAGTCCAGAGAAGAAGGCAACACAATCAACTACAGCTCCTATGAGATGCTAGCTGGTCACGTGTGGCGATCCGTGTGCAAGGCGAGAGCGCTTCCGGAGGATCAAGAAACCAAATTGTACATTGCAACTGATGGAAGGGCTAGGCTGCAACCTCCTCCCCCACCTGGTTACTTTGGCAATGTGATCTTCACCACCACGCCTTCAGCTGTGGCTGGTGATCTCATGTCAAAACCAACATGGTACGCTGCGAGCAGAATCCACAATGCCTTGTCGCGGATGAATAACGAGTATCTGAGATCTGCCCTAGACTATCTAGAGCTGCAGCCTGATCTTAAAGCGCTGGTTCGCGGAGCACATACTTTCAGGTGTCCGAATCTCGGTATCACTAGCTGGGCTAGGCTTCCAATTCATGATGCTGACTTTGGTTGGGGAAGGCCTATATTCATGGGACCTGGTGGGATTGCGTACGAGGGGCTGTCTTTCATCATTCCAAGCTCAACAGGTGATGGGAGCTTATCCGTCGCGATAGCTCTGCAGCCTGAGCATATGAAGGTGTTTAAGGATTTGCTCTATGACATTTGA